The window tgtATGTGTTATTTATCTATTTAGTTGTAActttattttaacatattattaGGATGCAATAATTGTTTCTATTTGATAGAACATTATAAACGTAATGTTTGAGttgttgtacgatttaaaaaatttaagttgcACTGTTATCTCCAGTTATAGCTTTTGATAAAACTGTAAAAGCTcagtcctacaattggtatcagaatcAAGATCAAGAATTAGATTCACTTGATTTcaaagagtgcaattattgggaggggcGGGGTTGTTAGAGGCGTGAGTTCTATATCCatgtaaaattattaaaaatcgtGTTTCACAAACATACTTCACTCTCAACATTAAAGTCTTTACGGTAGACAAGACAGAAATAGAAAACCAATGATGTCAGAATTCGTAAAATCCAGGAATTGGGGATGAAGGAGAACAAATTGTTGAGAGGTGAGGAACAGTGTAGTTGCCTTCAAGCAAACCTTGAGCCAAGAATCTGTAAGCCGCCTCCGTTAAGTGTACGCCATCCCAACTGACATACAGAGAAGGATCTTCACAACATGTTGCCGAAGGGAAGCCACATAATACCGAAACGTTGTAGTTATACAGTCCTCCCCCACCACAGCATGCGCTAAGGACTGATCCCTTTCCAAATCCTGCATCAACAGTACCATATATAGCTAGGGTTGCTTTCCTAATGTAACAATGTGAAATAAGTAATAATATTGGGAGCCTCCTATCTCGAGCTTATGGCTTAAACTAAGGACCAAGGTTCTCAATGAATCGACGTTGTAGAAAGGAAGATCTTAAAAAGGTTAACTCATCATGTTAAAGTTGACAATACCGTAAGGTTCGTATTCTCATTCTAGGCTGAATTAGGATGCatcatgaatattgatagatGAGTGCAAGTTCAAAGTGGGCTGTATTGAGCATTCTTTCATGGACGAGTGAACAAAGACCGCATAAATAACTATGCAGCGACTTGCAAGTTTCCAAAACTATCATTTCTCGTAAACTAATCTTTTAGATTTCTGTTCTCATCTTAGTCGACAAAAAATTTAGTAAATGCAAAAAATAGAAGTTCGAAAAGTACCAAACTCGTTCGGGGAAATAAAAAACTGCAGAGCGGCATTGTAGTAGTCTGCATATATTATGGAAATGCGAGGATGGAGCTCTCGTATGCGGTTCAGTTCCTTCTCCAGCAAACCATTATGGTATCTCGAAAACTCGTTCAACCAGTTAATGCATCCTGTTTGGGGATCATAATAATTAGTTTCATCATCTGATTTAAACTGTGTGAGATACACAGGAGCGCAGCCGATGGGAAAATTTCCAGGAACTAAAATTGTCTCAGCACCAAGCTATATTAGTTCCTGTGAAATACAAGTTGTGTAAGATTGATCAAATACAGATTGTTTTCCCATAAGTAATATCCGTGGTTCAATTGAGCGTACCGCAAGTGTTGATCCAATGTATTCAACAACAATGGGTACAAGTGATTGAAGCACTTCGCGGTTCATTCCGAGGGTGAGTGCATGATTGTAATCGTTGCCTCCTATCTCTCCCAAAAGAATGAGAGATTTCTGAACATATCTTTTACCATCTATGTAAGAAAACAGGTAAGCATTACAATTACCATCTATGTAAGAAAACAGGTAAGCATTACAAATAATTTGAGTAAAGGTTACATTGTTCTGTAAGTTGTTCGTACACGAAACTTTGAAGTCCAAAGTCCATATGTATTCGATTTTGAACAACAGTCTTGGCATATAAAAGAACAAATcttttttggttttatttgtAACAGATAACATTGGATGTATCAGATAATAAGGATATTGGAATTAGCCATGTCTGGAAAGGTCTGGAAAAGTTGAATGTACCTGGGAACGCAAGATAATCAACTACTAATCCAgattttaatttgatatttgTACTTACGAATTCTTCAGGAgttctaattaatttttatgaaaacaaGTGTGGATCAGATTCAAAAATGATTTGGCGATCTTGGATAATGTTTCCATATCACACAACTTTTGTTGTAATGATTCTTAGAACAGTGAATCTTTTATATATGGAGTTTACATAACTTCGTTACAATTT of the Primulina huaijiensis isolate GDHJ02 chromosome 1, ASM1229523v2, whole genome shotgun sequence genome contains:
- the LOC140979652 gene encoding LOW QUALITY PROTEIN: GDSL esterase/lipase At1g28590-like (The sequence of the model RefSeq protein was modified relative to this genomic sequence to represent the inferred CDS: substituted 1 base at 1 genomic stop codon), translating into MSTPALGYVIFFILLTSVICPVATGCFESIISFGDSLADTGNLLRLYQSNVVKPRCSRIPYGETFFHRPTGRYSDGRLVIDFLAESFGLPLVQPSVGGENSNLRGQSFEKGVNFAVAGATALDHEYLEARGIYNRMTNVSLGVQMDWFKRFLGTRRDGKRYVQKSLILLGEIGGNDYNHALTLGMNREVLQSLVPIVVEYIGSTLAELIXLGAETILVPGNFPIGCAPVYLTQFKSDDETNYYDPQTGCINWLNEFSRYHNGLLEKELNRIRELHPRISIIYADYYNAALQFFISPNEFGFGKGSVLSACCGGGGLYNYNVSVLCGFPSATCCEDPSLYVSWDGVHLTEAAYRFLAQGLLEGNYTVPHLSTICSPSSPIPGFYEF